Genomic DNA from Acidisoma sp. PAMC 29798:
ATTGATCGAGCGGCTCGGGCCCCTTCAGCTTACCGAAATAGGCGCCCCTGCCCCGCTCAATGGACCGGATGGCGCGCCTGCCAGCGGCGCATTTCGGCGATTTCCTGGTTTTGCGCGGCGATGATGTCCTTCGCCATCCGCCTCAAGATAGGGTCGCGGCCGTAGCGCAACTCGACCTCTGCCATGGACACAGCGCCCACGTGATGCGGCAGCATCATCGCGACGAAATCCTGGTCCGGGTTGCCGGTCATCGGGGCGCTGCTCATTGCATGGTTCATCTTGGCCATGCCGGCCATCATGTCGCGGTCGGCAGCGCTGGGTGCGTTCATGCCCGGCGTGGACATGCCCGGCATGGATGACATCGCGTTTTGAGCAAAGGCCGGTGAAGCGATCAACAGGGCGGCGCAAACGAGGGGCAAAAGGCGCATAGTCGGTTTCCTTCTGTAAGAAGAGCCGAGCATAGGGCTTGCCACTATGGGAAGGTCCAGCGCCACCGGCGACGCAGGAAGCTGAGGGGACGGTCAGGCGCTTGAAAGGCTCAGCCGGACAAAAACTGCAATGCCGCGACAGGGGCCGGCCGACTGAAGAGATAGCCCTGCCCGAGATCGCATCCCGCAGCCGTTACCATCTTGGCCTGATCCTCCGTCTCGATGCCCTCAGCGACACTCGCCATACCGAGGCTTTGGGCGAGGCTGGTCACCGCCACAATGACGGCGGATGAATGCGGATCGCTTCCGAGATCGGCGATGAACGACCGATCGATCTTGATCTTGTTGAAGGGCAAACGGCGCAGATAGCCAAGCGACGAATAGCCTGTTCCGAAATCGTCGAGCACAAGACGTACGCCCATGTCGCTGACGTGCCTGAGATCGCGAAGCATCATCGCGTCATCACGGAGGAAGATCGATTCGGTGACTTCAAGCTCCAGTCGATGGGGCTCAAGACCCGATGCTTGCAACGCCGTCGTCACGGTCGCGGCGAGGTTGCCCCGACCAAGCTGCGCCGCAGACACATTGACGGCCACGGTGATGTCTGACCGCCAGTTCCTCGCGTCCATACAGGCCTGCTTAATCACCCAATCACCAATCGGCACGATCAGGCCGGATTCTTCGGCCACCGGAATGAACTGATCTGGAAAGACCAGGCCGAGCACACCGTGCCGCCACCGTAAAAGCGCCTCGACGCCGACAACCCGCCCCGCTGCCAAAGCGGTGATGGTTTGATAATGCAACTCGAACTCGCCGCGGCCGAGCGCTTCGCGCAGTTCAGCCTCAACCTCACGGCGGCGCGTGGATTCCGCTTCCAAATCCGCATCAAAGAACCGGTAGTCGTTCTTGCCGTTGGCCTTGACCTTGTAGAGGGCGGTATCCGCATTGCGGATTAAAGTATCCGGATCCGAACCGTGGTCGGGCGCCTTCGCGATTCCGATGCTCGCACTCAGATCGATCATCATGCCATTAATGCGATACGGCTGTCGCACGACCTCAAGCAAGCGATCGGCGATCATCGTTGACACCGCATGATGTTCACGATCGGCACGAACCAGAATCGCGAACTCATCGCCGCCCAGGCGCGCGACGATGTCGACATCGCGGACAGCCGATTGAATACGGACCGCGACGGATTTCAGAATCGCGTCCCCGGTGCTGTGATTGAATGTGTCGTTGATGGCC
This window encodes:
- the copM gene encoding CopM family metallochaperone encodes the protein MALDLPIVASPMLGSSYRRKPTMRLLPLVCAALLIASPAFAQNAMSSMPGMSTPGMNAPSAADRDMMAGMAKMNHAMSSAPMTGNPDQDFVAMMLPHHVGAVSMAEVELRYGRDPILRRMAKDIIAAQNQEIAEMRRWQARHPVH
- a CDS encoding putative bifunctional diguanylate cyclase/phosphodiesterase, producing MTSSDAGSGPSSRSAREANDLTPIANLTAYGVVITDSAGAVLWGNAGLERVAGATATDAIGRPLISLFKVDRHNTEAIAGLSSSIAALQPYSCELAGLGAAGSGAAGGSLWLSIDLQPVLSNNVNGGGTTLVAFIRDVTDAVARRQEIMATNRRLTLAVESAHIGLWDWNVTDDLFWTSHEWWAYLGFARPQDMIGDDVADRMIHPDDLPQVRANRQAFFAERKDQLVNEMRHRDGAGRWRWVLSTGRVTQWSENGTAERVSGVYIDIDERRAVSERIAFAAHHDPLTGLPNRGEMRKHLGHALKQSTRSGEPFWVFVLDLDRFKAINDTFNHSTGDAILKSVAVRIQSAVRDVDIVARLGGDEFAILVRADREHHAVSTMIADRLLEVVRQPYRINGMMIDLSASIGIAKAPDHGSDPDTLIRNADTALYKVKANGKNDYRFFDADLEAESTRRREVEAELREALGRGEFELHYQTITALAAGRVVGVEALLRWRHGVLGLVFPDQFIPVAEESGLIVPIGDWVIKQACMDARNWRSDITVAVNVSAAQLGRGNLAATVTTALQASGLEPHRLELEVTESIFLRDDAMMLRDLRHVSDMGVRLVLDDFGTGYSSLGYLRRLPFNKIKIDRSFIADLGSDPHSSAVIVAVTSLAQSLGMASVAEGIETEDQAKMVTAAGCDLGQGYLFSRPAPVAALQFLSG